One bacterium genomic window carries:
- a CDS encoding HD domain-containing phosphohydrolase, giving the protein MDETRGPRSAPRAAPRPLRVLIVEDEPPHAELEIEALRRAGFAPSWILVGSEAAYLAALSPALDLILVDNSLPQFSALRAAELLRQRGFDVPLIVVSGTIGEEAAVALMKQGVADYLLKDRLGRLGTAVDRTLEARRLRREKDRADNEQRERIERLEAVRDIDRAISSSFDLHTIFNVVLEKVTARLGVDAAAILLAGPAAPMLSHAASRGFRIEPGRPAERRFGEGHAGRAALDRRPVYIPDLAASPGEFAGTQVLAEGFAAYHAVPLVAKGRVVGVLELFHRRVRVDDQEWLSFLEALAAQAAIAIDITAMFANLERTNMDLARAYDTTLEGWSRALDLRDRETEGHSERVTRLTLRMARAMNLPDAELVHVRRGALLHDIGKMGIPDHILLKSGPLSPEERDLMRRHPVFAHDLLAPIAYLQPALDIPYCHHERWDGTGYPRGLKGTQIPLVARIFALADVWDAIRSDRPYRAAVSRDEALAYIRSQSGKHFDPEITALFLRLVDEQPD; this is encoded by the coding sequence ATGGACGAGACCCGCGGGCCCCGCTCCGCGCCCCGCGCCGCGCCGCGGCCGCTGCGCGTGCTCATCGTCGAGGACGAGCCGCCGCACGCCGAGCTGGAGATCGAGGCGCTGCGGCGCGCCGGGTTCGCGCCGTCGTGGATCCTGGTCGGCAGTGAAGCGGCGTATCTCGCCGCGCTGTCCCCCGCGCTCGACCTCATTCTGGTCGACAACAGCCTGCCGCAGTTTAGCGCGCTCAGGGCCGCCGAGCTTCTGCGGCAGCGCGGTTTCGACGTCCCCCTGATCGTGGTGTCCGGCACGATCGGCGAAGAAGCGGCGGTCGCGCTGATGAAGCAGGGTGTCGCGGACTACCTTCTGAAAGACCGCCTGGGCCGGCTCGGCACCGCGGTCGACCGGACGCTCGAAGCCCGGCGCCTGCGCCGGGAGAAGGACCGGGCGGACAACGAGCAGCGCGAGCGCATCGAGCGCTTGGAGGCCGTTCGCGACATCGACCGGGCGATCAGCAGCAGCTTTGACCTGCACACGATCTTCAACGTGGTGCTCGAGAAGGTGACGGCGCGCCTCGGGGTGGACGCGGCGGCGATCCTCCTCGCGGGTCCCGCCGCGCCGATGCTGTCGCACGCCGCGTCGCGGGGATTTCGGATCGAGCCGGGACGGCCGGCCGAGCGGCGATTCGGAGAAGGCCACGCCGGCCGCGCGGCCCTGGACCGCCGGCCCGTATACATCCCGGACCTTGCCGCCTCGCCCGGAGAGTTCGCCGGCACGCAGGTGCTGGCGGAGGGGTTTGCCGCGTATCACGCGGTGCCGCTGGTGGCGAAGGGCCGCGTCGTGGGGGTGCTGGAGCTCTTCCACCGCCGCGTCCGGGTCGACGATCAGGAATGGCTGTCGTTTCTCGAAGCGCTGGCCGCCCAGGCGGCGATCGCCATCGACATCACGGCGATGTTCGCGAACCTCGAGCGCACCAACATGGACCTGGCGCGGGCCTACGATACCACCCTTGAGGGTTGGTCCCGCGCGCTCGATCTGCGCGACCGGGAGACGGAGGGCCACAGCGAGCGCGTCACGCGGCTGACCCTCCGGATGGCGCGCGCGATGAACCTGCCGGACGCCGAGTTGGTGCACGTCCGGCGGGGCGCCCTGCTGCACGACATCGGCAAGATGGGCATCCCGGACCACATTCTGTTAAAGTCCGGCCCGCTGAGTCCCGAGGAACGCGACCTCATGCGCCGCCACCCCGTGTTCGCCCACGACCTGCTTGCGCCGATCGCATATTTGCAGCCGGCGCTCGACATTCCGTATTGTCACCACGAGCGATGGGACGGGACCGGATACCCGCGGGGGCTCAAAGGCACCCAGATCCCGCTGGTGGCGCGGATCTTCGCGCTCGCCGACGTCTGGGACGCGATTCGATCGGACCGGCCGTACCGGGCGGCGGTGAGCCGCGATGAGGCCCTCGCCTATATCCGAAGCCAGTCCGGCAAGCATTTCGACCCTGAGATCACGGCGCTGTTCCTTCGGTTGGTGGACGAGCAGCCCGATTGA
- a CDS encoding CPBP family intramembrane glutamic endopeptidase: MDVLLPLIAGLLGSTALALRPPATVASVAITLATGVIGAVTPLPRSARDGPNGRLAWPAVTAVGVAAFAVARILQHPLAPKMAPLAVAATAVAGIAEELLFRRLLYGALSIYGAAFAVAGSAAVFAAVHVPAYGIAALPVDLAAGLVFGWQRWASGGWTASAVTHAAANVLQAAW; the protein is encoded by the coding sequence TTGGACGTTCTCTTACCTCTCATCGCCGGGCTGCTCGGCAGTACCGCGCTCGCGCTGCGTCCGCCGGCCACCGTCGCGTCGGTCGCCATCACGCTGGCCACCGGCGTGATCGGCGCGGTGACGCCACTGCCCCGATCGGCCCGCGACGGCCCGAACGGCCGCCTCGCGTGGCCCGCGGTCACCGCCGTCGGCGTGGCCGCCTTTGCCGTCGCGCGCATCCTGCAGCACCCGTTGGCGCCGAAGATGGCGCCGCTCGCCGTCGCCGCGACCGCCGTGGCCGGCATCGCCGAGGAACTCTTGTTCCGCCGCCTGCTCTACGGCGCCCTCTCGATCTACGGCGCGGCATTCGCCGTGGCCGGATCGGCCGCGGTCTTTGCCGCGGTCCACGTGCCTGCCTACGGGATCGCGGCGCTGCCGGTCGATCTCGCCGCCGGCCTGGTCTTCGGCTGGCAGCGGTGGGCGTCGGGAGGCTGGACGGCGTCCGCGGTCACGCACGCCGCGGCCAACGTGCTGCAGGCGGCATGGTGA
- a CDS encoding NAD(P)-dependent oxidoreductase, with the protein MAHLGFVGLGAMGGRIAKRLLDAGHRVTGYNRTAAKAQWLADAGLRLAPSPRAVAEAAEVTFSMVTDTAALRAVTDGPDGILAGLGPAKIYVDMSTVSPEVSRELAARVRERGAAMLDAPVSGSLVTLQEGRLSIMVGGEPEVVERIRPMLLAIGPVVTRVGGNGQAALMKVATNLNLGAQMLAFCEAVLLAEKGGIDRATAVHVLLNSAIASPMLKYRGPFVLEMPDEAWFDCTMMQKDLRLAGEAGRALAVPLPTTAIADEWLSAARAMGFAAQDFAAMFDVLARLAGVEARPNGEGSDGD; encoded by the coding sequence GTGGCACACCTCGGATTCGTCGGCCTGGGGGCCATGGGCGGCCGCATCGCCAAGCGGCTGCTCGATGCCGGCCACCGCGTGACGGGCTACAACCGCACCGCGGCCAAGGCGCAGTGGCTCGCCGACGCGGGACTGCGGCTCGCGCCGTCGCCCCGCGCGGTCGCCGAGGCCGCGGAGGTGACGTTCTCGATGGTCACCGACACCGCGGCGCTGCGCGCCGTGACCGATGGACCCGATGGCATCCTCGCCGGACTTGGACCGGCCAAGATCTACGTCGACATGAGCACGGTCAGCCCGGAGGTCAGCCGTGAGCTGGCCGCGCGCGTGCGCGAGCGCGGGGCGGCGATGCTCGACGCGCCGGTGTCCGGCAGTCTCGTCACGCTCCAGGAGGGCCGGCTTTCGATCATGGTCGGCGGCGAGCCGGAGGTGGTGGAGCGGATCCGGCCGATGCTCCTCGCGATCGGCCCCGTCGTGACGCGCGTCGGCGGGAACGGCCAGGCGGCGCTCATGAAGGTCGCCACGAACCTCAACCTCGGGGCGCAGATGCTGGCATTCTGCGAGGCCGTGCTGCTCGCGGAGAAGGGCGGCATCGACCGCGCCACCGCCGTGCACGTGCTCCTCAACAGCGCGATCGCCTCGCCGATGCTCAAATACCGCGGCCCGTTCGTGCTCGAGATGCCGGACGAGGCGTGGTTCGACTGCACGATGATGCAGAAGGACCTGCGGCTCGCGGGGGAGGCGGGCCGCGCGCTCGCGGTGCCGCTGCCGACGACGGCGATCGCCGACGAATGGCTCTCCGCGGCGCGGGCGATGGGATTCGCAGCACAGGACTTCGCGGCGATGTTCGACGTGCTCGCGCGCTTGGCCGGCGTCGAGGCGCGGCCGAACGGGGAGGGTAGCGATGGGGATTAA
- a CDS encoding Xaa-Pro peptidase family protein, giving the protein MGIKTFGLQTVDWEERVNYERLRTERLARVKRFLDASEFGALLCFDMNNIRYITATHIGTWAIDKLVRFTLLPRGDEPILWDFGSAARHHRLYCPWLGERSRAGISTLRGAYPESARDVAKKIRVELEARGLHTQPLAVDIIEPQVLFALQAEGLRIVDGQTLMQDVRKIKTTDEIALITTAVMMVDAAYEELYQAIRPGMRENECVGLVAKVLYDLGSEHVEGVNAISGERCSPHPHVYTDRVLRPGDPAYFDILHAYNGYRTCYYRTFCVGSASHAMVDAYRRCRDYLDAALALIRPGVTTGDVVRVWPKAEEFGFADEEAAFALQYGHGVGLSIWEKPIFSRLVSLDHPEVIEEGMVFALETFWPAADGWSAARIEEQLVVTKDGCEVITRFPAEKLLVAGTRYWTAAGPLDSTREAQSNLNRAVAPPSPADRVVAGARTEGRGR; this is encoded by the coding sequence ATGGGGATTAAGACGTTCGGCCTGCAGACGGTCGACTGGGAAGAGCGGGTCAACTACGAACGCCTCCGCACGGAGCGGCTCGCCCGAGTCAAGCGGTTCCTCGACGCGTCCGAGTTCGGGGCGCTGCTGTGCTTCGACATGAACAACATCCGGTACATCACCGCGACCCACATCGGCACGTGGGCGATCGACAAACTGGTGCGCTTCACGCTCCTGCCTCGCGGCGATGAGCCGATCCTGTGGGACTTCGGATCCGCGGCGCGGCACCATCGGCTGTACTGCCCGTGGCTCGGAGAGCGCTCACGCGCTGGCATCTCCACACTCCGCGGCGCGTACCCCGAGAGCGCGCGCGACGTCGCAAAGAAGATCCGCGTCGAGCTCGAAGCCCGCGGGCTGCACACGCAGCCGCTCGCGGTCGATATCATCGAGCCCCAGGTGTTGTTCGCGCTGCAGGCCGAGGGCCTTCGCATCGTCGACGGGCAGACCCTGATGCAGGACGTCCGCAAGATCAAAACCACGGACGAGATCGCCCTGATCACGACCGCGGTGATGATGGTCGACGCGGCGTACGAAGAGCTGTACCAGGCGATCCGGCCCGGAATGCGCGAGAACGAGTGCGTCGGCCTCGTGGCCAAGGTGCTCTACGACCTCGGGTCCGAGCACGTCGAAGGCGTCAACGCGATCTCGGGCGAGCGGTGCAGTCCGCACCCGCACGTGTACACCGACCGCGTGCTGCGGCCGGGTGATCCGGCGTACTTCGACATCCTCCACGCCTACAACGGCTACCGGACCTGCTACTATCGGACGTTCTGCGTCGGCAGCGCGTCGCACGCGATGGTGGACGCCTACCGGCGCTGCCGCGATTACCTGGACGCGGCGCTCGCCCTGATCCGGCCGGGCGTGACGACCGGCGATGTCGTCCGCGTGTGGCCGAAGGCGGAGGAATTCGGGTTTGCCGATGAAGAGGCCGCGTTCGCGCTGCAGTACGGGCACGGCGTCGGCCTGTCGATCTGGGAGAAGCCGATCTTCAGCCGGCTCGTCTCGCTCGACCACCCCGAGGTGATCGAAGAAGGCATGGTCTTCGCCCTCGAGACCTTCTGGCCGGCCGCCGACGGCTGGTCCGCCGCGCGGATCGAAGAGCAGCTCGTGGTCACGAAAGACGGCTGCGAGGTCATCACGCGCTTTCCGGCGGAAAAGCTGCTCGTCGCCGGCACGCGCTACTGGACCGCCGCGGGGCCGCTCGACTCGACCCGCGAGGCCCAGTCCAACCTGAACCGCGCGGTCGCCCCACCGTCCCCCGCGGACCGGGTCGTCGCCGGCGCGCGGACGGAGGGCCGGGGACGATGA
- a CDS encoding amidohydrolase family protein, translating into MTAGAAVVDTHVHIIVPEITREHGPEPWRPRIIRDGDRQRIEIGGVEVRSVRHEFVNPEGVLAETAAAGSDRVVLCPFVGLLRYDAEPRDALESGGIQNAALARLVRTHPGRVAALGTVPLQDAALAARELEAAVRLGLAGVEIAASVRGVYLGDDRFRPFWEAAAALGAVVFIHPTTRGFDIPAFTRYHLSNAVGNPFETTITAADLVMSGVLETFPSLRIILAHGGGAVLALRGRLGHAYEEVHAARARLRMPPDESLRRFYYDTIVHDTTLLRQLVAYAGADHVVLGSDYPFDMGVERPADQLRAAELGADDERRILGETANELFAGTAA; encoded by the coding sequence ATGACCGCCGGCGCCGCCGTCGTCGATACCCACGTCCACATCATCGTCCCGGAGATCACGCGGGAGCACGGCCCCGAGCCGTGGCGGCCGCGGATCATCCGCGACGGCGACCGGCAGCGCATCGAAATCGGGGGCGTCGAGGTCCGGTCGGTCCGCCACGAGTTCGTGAACCCCGAGGGGGTGCTCGCCGAGACCGCCGCGGCCGGCAGCGACCGGGTGGTGCTCTGCCCGTTTGTCGGCCTCTTGCGCTACGACGCGGAGCCGCGGGACGCGCTCGAGTCCGGAGGCATCCAAAACGCCGCGCTAGCGAGGCTGGTGCGGACGCATCCCGGCCGCGTCGCCGCGCTCGGGACGGTCCCGCTGCAAGACGCGGCGCTGGCCGCGCGCGAGCTGGAGGCGGCGGTGCGGCTGGGGCTCGCCGGCGTGGAGATCGCGGCGAGCGTCCGCGGCGTCTATCTCGGCGACGACCGCTTCCGGCCGTTCTGGGAGGCGGCCGCGGCCCTCGGGGCCGTCGTGTTCATCCATCCGACGACTCGCGGCTTCGATATCCCGGCCTTTACGCGCTACCATCTGAGCAACGCGGTGGGCAATCCCTTCGAGACGACGATCACCGCGGCCGATCTGGTGATGAGCGGGGTGCTCGAAACGTTTCCGAGCCTCCGCATCATCTTGGCTCACGGCGGCGGCGCGGTGCTCGCGCTGCGCGGCCGTCTTGGGCACGCGTACGAGGAGGTCCACGCGGCGCGCGCGCGCCTGCGGATGCCGCCGGACGAGTCGCTGCGGCGCTTCTATTACGACACGATCGTGCACGATACGACGCTGCTCCGGCAGCTCGTCGCCTATGCCGGCGCCGATCACGTGGTGCTGGGGTCGGACTACCCGTTCGATATGGGCGTCGAGCGTCCGGCCGACCAACTCCGCGCGGCCGAGCTCGGCGCGGACGACGAGCGCCGGATCCTCGGCGAGACGGCGAACGAGCTGTTCGCGGGGACGGCGGCGTGA